One segment of Pseudoalteromonas rubra DNA contains the following:
- the ccoG gene encoding cytochrome c oxidase accessory protein CcoG, with protein sequence MKFDIKEEDMIIKPYKQDGPIYIREQKGPFQQIRRYLGWFLMLVFIAIPWIPYKGQQAVLLDVASQQFRIFGVTLLPHDFMILAWVFMAGAFGLFFVTNWLGRVWCGYTCPQTIWMLMFTWVEHRIEGTRNQRIKLDKSNWDGKKVSKKLAKHAVWLLISVFTATSFMAYFVPAKALYTDMFTLQWSGLVSFWVFLFAFCTYGNAGFLREKMCNVACPYSRFQSVMFDKDTLVVSYDSARGENRGPRKRKADHKAMGLGDCVDCNLCVEVCPAGIDIRNGLQYECINCGLCIDACDETMNKFGYETGLIKYTSENTLSGKKTNPFRLKLVGYAALFAMIVVTMVVWAMNRTPIEASVIRDRNALYRVNYEGLVENPYTLSIINKTQQTLHYQVGISGIEHASLSAPDSIKIEAGQMLLVPVTVTADGYDLSRTATPLKFVVTAQEDANITIEKESYFYKNR encoded by the coding sequence ATGAAGTTCGATATTAAAGAAGAAGATATGATCATTAAGCCCTATAAGCAGGATGGGCCGATTTATATCCGCGAACAAAAGGGGCCTTTCCAGCAGATCCGTCGCTATCTGGGTTGGTTCCTGATGTTGGTTTTCATTGCCATTCCCTGGATCCCATACAAAGGCCAGCAGGCTGTATTACTGGATGTGGCTTCTCAGCAGTTTCGTATTTTTGGCGTTACTTTACTACCGCATGATTTCATGATCCTGGCCTGGGTATTTATGGCTGGTGCATTTGGCTTATTTTTTGTAACTAACTGGCTGGGCCGGGTATGGTGTGGTTACACTTGCCCACAAACGATTTGGATGCTGATGTTCACCTGGGTTGAACATCGGATCGAAGGGACTCGAAACCAAAGAATAAAGTTGGATAAAAGCAATTGGGACGGCAAAAAAGTATCTAAAAAACTGGCAAAACACGCAGTATGGCTGCTGATCTCTGTCTTTACGGCCACTTCTTTTATGGCCTATTTTGTGCCAGCCAAAGCACTGTATACCGATATGTTTACACTGCAATGGTCTGGTCTTGTGAGCTTCTGGGTGTTTTTATTCGCATTTTGTACCTACGGGAATGCAGGCTTTTTGCGCGAGAAAATGTGCAACGTGGCTTGTCCATATTCGCGCTTTCAATCAGTCATGTTCGATAAAGATACCTTAGTTGTATCATACGATAGTGCGCGCGGCGAAAATCGAGGCCCCAGAAAACGCAAAGCAGATCACAAAGCGATGGGATTAGGCGATTGTGTAGACTGTAATCTATGTGTTGAAGTGTGTCCGGCGGGCATTGATATCAGAAATGGTCTGCAATACGAGTGTATTAACTGTGGACTGTGTATTGATGCTTGTGATGAGACTATGAATAAGTTTGGCTATGAAACCGGGCTTATCAAGTACACCAGTGAAAATACACTATCGGGTAAAAAGACGAATCCGTTCAGGCTAAAGCTAGTGGGATATGCGGCCCTGTTCGCTATGATTGTAGTCACTATGGTGGTCTGGGCAATGAATCGTACGCCTATAGAAGCTTCAGTGATCCGCGACAGAAACGCGTTGTACCGTGTGAATTATGAGGGGCTGGTGGAAAATCCATATACCTTGAGTATCATCAATAAAACCCAGCAGACCTTGCATTATCAGGTTGGGATCAGTGGGATAGAGCATGCCAGCTTATCAGCGCCTGATTCGATCAAGATAGAGGCGGGGCAAATGCTTCTGGTTCCAGTGACGGTAACGGCGGATGGCTATGATTTAAGCCGCACAGCAACACCATTGAAGTTTGTGGTGACGGCCCAGGAGGATGCAAACATCACGATAGAAAAAGAAAGCTACTTCTATAAAAACCGCTAA
- a CDS encoding transporter substrate-binding domain-containing protein: MKFFLLLLTCITSVCYARIENHAISWITLDFPPYYIYADRDEGEGRDEQVISLLHTQLNKLDYYHHSFPASRAIHELSHSRSGYCMVSLYKTASRQKYITYTKHHSTVGLSPGLALRKETIQKLELDVRQPVSLVNLMLKHDLTLGIAQSRSYGEKLDKLIERLPREQVVIRPGWDTLQSLTNMLVKKRVDLVLGYPSEHYYLSKRLGADNLTQIALIGVPLIAKGYIGCTNNDLGKKAVALFDQTLVNLVKTEEYKRIMLKWLPAHLKSKLNRHLINETAQLNNEVHIGEDRN; encoded by the coding sequence GTGAAGTTCTTTTTGCTGTTGTTAACGTGTATTACCTCAGTTTGTTACGCTCGTATCGAGAATCATGCAATATCCTGGATCACCTTAGACTTTCCACCTTACTACATCTATGCAGACAGGGATGAAGGCGAAGGTCGAGATGAACAGGTCATTTCGTTATTACATACTCAGTTAAATAAACTTGACTATTATCATCATAGCTTTCCAGCCAGTCGCGCCATTCATGAACTGAGCCACAGCCGCAGCGGTTACTGTATGGTGTCGCTTTATAAAACCGCCAGCAGACAAAAATACATCACTTATACAAAGCACCACTCAACCGTGGGTCTTTCGCCCGGGCTTGCGCTGCGAAAAGAGACCATACAGAAACTTGAGCTAGATGTGAGACAACCTGTTTCTTTGGTAAACCTGATGCTCAAACATGACCTCACTCTGGGTATTGCGCAAAGTCGCTCATATGGGGAAAAGCTCGATAAACTTATTGAGCGGTTGCCACGCGAACAGGTTGTTATTCGGCCGGGTTGGGATACACTGCAAAGCCTGACAAACATGCTGGTGAAAAAGCGAGTGGACTTAGTCCTGGGCTATCCGAGTGAACATTACTACCTGAGTAAACGCCTCGGCGCTGATAACCTGACACAAATCGCCTTAATCGGCGTGCCACTCATTGCTAAAGGCTATATCGGTTGTACCAATAACGACCTGGGCAAAAAAGCAGTTGCCCTGTTCGATCAGACATTAGTTAACCTGGTCAAAACAGAGGAATACAAACGCATAATGTTAAAGTGGCTACCAGCTCATTTGAAAAGTAAGCTCAATAGGCACCTCATTAATGAAACAGCTCAACTCAATAATGAGGTGCACATCGGAGAAGACCGAAACTAA
- a CDS encoding acetoacetate decarboxylase, with protein sequence MSEKLTIPYRHFLGNPIAKPPCRMLNAMMYGFFLKGKIEKIQAFFDATLNSVPNEINTYKAISSHCLLTFTDIENIASKVPPFSNYGYMQETDIIIWVPVAEVCKNTNRMTHLYWYPAFITVNNINALINGRETWGYNKYLCRYEMPSDRRHADHFSLSLETFQPYDPNKKMAWYELLSIDRVADDDTWFEEAVEISKEVAELLHETASEIDISSEFIKQLLTGFTNPMLDQIFFKQFPDGYATNSVYSAVVHSPSEVKKLHKLGFLKDEYKVTINQVDAFPLEDMFGIAVGEQFAKLPYYLCMDFDQDGAHEIVRAELG encoded by the coding sequence ATGTCTGAAAAACTGACTATCCCTTATCGCCATTTTTTGGGTAATCCCATTGCTAAACCACCTTGCAGAATGCTTAATGCAATGATGTACGGATTTTTTTTAAAAGGGAAAATTGAGAAAATACAGGCGTTTTTCGATGCTACGTTGAACTCCGTACCTAATGAGATTAATACCTACAAGGCCATATCTTCGCATTGTCTGCTGACATTTACTGATATCGAAAATATTGCCTCTAAGGTTCCGCCATTTAGTAATTATGGCTACATGCAGGAAACCGATATCATTATCTGGGTGCCAGTTGCTGAGGTGTGCAAAAACACCAACCGTATGACTCACCTTTATTGGTATCCCGCGTTTATCACTGTGAATAACATCAATGCACTGATCAATGGCCGTGAAACCTGGGGATACAACAAGTACTTATGTCGTTATGAAATGCCCAGTGACCGGCGGCATGCGGATCATTTTTCTCTGAGTCTTGAGACCTTTCAGCCTTACGACCCGAATAAAAAAATGGCCTGGTACGAGTTATTGTCCATAGACCGGGTGGCGGATGATGATACCTGGTTTGAGGAAGCCGTAGAAATCAGCAAGGAAGTCGCCGAGCTACTCCATGAAACTGCCAGCGAAATTGATATTAGTAGCGAATTTATCAAACAACTACTGACAGGGTTTACAAACCCTATGTTAGATCAAATCTTCTTCAAACAATTTCCGGATGGCTATGCCACTAACAGCGTTTACAGCGCCGTAGTGCATTCCCCTTCAGAAGTGAAAAAGCTCCATAAACTGGGTTTTTTAAAAGACGAATATAAAGTCACCATTAATCAGGTTGATGCTTTTCCCCTGGAAGATATGTTTGGGATAGCCGTGGGCGAACAGTTCGCAAAGCTACCTTATTATCTTTGTATGGACTTTGATCAAGACGGGGCACATGAAATTGTCAGAGCAGAGTTGGGGTAG
- a CDS encoding NAD(P)-binding protein, protein MSKEKIAILGGGVSAMTAAVYLTEKENWQENYEITVYQLGWRLGGKGASGRNPDAHERIEEHGLHVWFGSYVNSFRAIETVYNNLDRPSSVPISTWQQALKPHSFVVLQEFIDNEWETWPVDFPLVPGNPADGTLDLHFWQLIQMTIAWLHKWIDGLEDEVEAAHREIRLQTRKRRDRGLLQHLASEITSAFDSLEDKVSDFFDSAHDEAKEIWSTPRLLITQLHELLNLRAADKNLSNSRDRLVTWYIVRKLKRWLRAEARDLLDDHPGIRRLYICADLAIAMLIGLLRDHVHSDGFEAINKYDFKAWLKRNGADEEYVVESAPVRGFYDLVFGYVDGDFDNGNVEAGVASLAMLRLMLCYRGGVMWKMQAGMGDIIFSPIYELLAKRGVQFEYFHQVDELIPALHGSENVVDEITMTQQVKLKNGQYDPFVDVKGLPCWPDRPNYDQIDDAQAALLQQHNVNLESFWSNWPAIYEAEFGTPLPTLSLKRGRDFDKVIFGISVGGLEHVCPQLLALDQKLSLQSSEVKTVATQAFQVWLNQTDEQLGFNYTPPSEERPILSGFSQPFDTWAAMSNLLPHEDWPANGPKNIAYFCSAFGCAEYPPSNHHSFPSDQKAKVKVNAINKLATEMKPLWPNAYNAAGQYNWNTLYDDSIAQGEERFDSQYWRVNVDPSERYVLSVVDSSQYRLPTDGTIFNNLYLTGDWISTGVNAGCVEAAVMAGMQTSRAICGLPESISGEDGFKPD, encoded by the coding sequence ATGAGTAAAGAAAAAATCGCAATTTTGGGTGGTGGTGTATCGGCTATGACTGCCGCTGTTTATCTGACAGAAAAAGAAAATTGGCAGGAAAACTATGAGATCACAGTCTATCAGTTAGGTTGGCGCCTTGGTGGGAAAGGCGCCAGTGGGCGCAACCCAGATGCACATGAACGTATTGAGGAACACGGTCTTCATGTATGGTTTGGATCATATGTTAACTCATTCCGGGCGATCGAAACCGTTTACAATAATTTGGATCGACCCAGCTCTGTGCCTATTTCAACATGGCAGCAGGCGTTAAAACCTCATAGCTTTGTGGTTTTACAGGAGTTCATTGACAATGAATGGGAAACCTGGCCAGTTGATTTTCCTTTGGTGCCTGGTAATCCGGCGGACGGTACTCTGGATCTGCATTTTTGGCAACTGATCCAGATGACCATTGCCTGGTTACACAAATGGATAGATGGCTTAGAAGATGAAGTGGAAGCTGCCCATCGGGAGATTCGTCTGCAAACGCGTAAACGCCGGGACCGGGGGTTGTTGCAGCACCTTGCCAGCGAAATTACGTCGGCATTTGATAGTCTGGAAGATAAAGTTTCTGACTTTTTTGATAGTGCACACGATGAGGCCAAAGAGATCTGGTCGACTCCCCGGTTACTGATCACGCAACTGCACGAATTATTGAATTTGCGTGCAGCGGATAAAAACCTCTCAAACAGTCGTGACCGCCTGGTTACCTGGTACATAGTTCGTAAGCTTAAACGCTGGCTTAGAGCTGAAGCGCGAGATTTGTTGGATGATCATCCGGGTATCAGGCGCTTATACATCTGTGCTGATCTTGCTATTGCGATGTTGATTGGCCTGCTCCGTGACCATGTCCATTCAGATGGTTTTGAAGCAATCAATAAATATGACTTTAAGGCATGGTTGAAACGCAATGGTGCTGATGAAGAGTATGTTGTTGAATCAGCGCCGGTGAGAGGGTTTTATGATCTCGTGTTTGGGTATGTTGATGGTGATTTTGATAATGGTAATGTAGAAGCGGGCGTTGCGTCACTGGCTATGCTTAGATTGATGCTGTGCTATCGCGGTGGCGTAATGTGGAAAATGCAGGCTGGCATGGGCGATATTATTTTTTCACCCATTTATGAATTGCTGGCTAAACGCGGCGTTCAGTTCGAGTATTTCCATCAGGTTGACGAGCTGATCCCGGCATTGCACGGTAGTGAGAATGTGGTTGATGAGATCACAATGACACAGCAAGTAAAGCTCAAAAATGGACAGTATGATCCGTTTGTCGACGTTAAAGGATTACCATGCTGGCCAGATAGACCGAATTATGACCAGATAGATGATGCACAGGCTGCGTTATTACAGCAGCATAATGTCAATTTAGAATCTTTCTGGAGTAACTGGCCGGCAATTTATGAAGCTGAGTTTGGTACGCCATTGCCGACATTGTCGCTTAAGCGTGGCAGGGACTTTGATAAAGTGATCTTTGGTATTTCTGTCGGTGGTCTGGAGCATGTATGCCCACAACTGCTGGCTCTGGATCAAAAGCTGAGTTTACAAAGTAGTGAAGTCAAAACAGTGGCAACTCAAGCATTTCAGGTTTGGCTCAATCAAACAGATGAACAACTCGGGTTCAATTATACGCCACCCAGTGAAGAGCGTCCTATCCTCAGCGGGTTTTCGCAACCTTTTGATACCTGGGCTGCTATGTCGAATTTATTACCGCATGAAGATTGGCCTGCTAACGGACCAAAGAACATCGCCTATTTTTGCAGTGCGTTTGGTTGTGCTGAGTATCCACCCAGTAACCACCATAGTTTTCCTTCAGACCAAAAAGCCAAAGTAAAAGTAAATGCCATCAACAAGTTAGCGACAGAAATGAAACCGCTTTGGCCCAATGCCTATAATGCAGCGGGTCAGTACAATTGGAATACACTCTATGACGACAGCATCGCGCAAGGCGAAGAGCGATTTGACAGCCAATACTGGCGGGTCAACGTTGATCCTAGCGAGCGGTATGTCTTGTCTGTAGTAGATAGTAGCCAATACAGGCTCCCAACAGATGGCACTATTTTTAATAATCTTTACCTGACAGGAGATTGGATCAGCACGGGTGTGAACGCTGGGTGTGTTGAAGCTGCGGTGATGGCAGGTATGCAAACCTCTCGTGCAATTTGTGGATTGCCTGAAAGTATCAGTGGTGAGGATGGCTTTAAACCGGACTGA
- a CDS encoding TonB-dependent receptor has product MFKLSAISISIITVFFSPVSVFANNDSIEVIEVYAQKRKQTLEEVSISIATLKGDNITSQGIKDISEVGGYVANFKISQNAAEGTPPALNIRGVGLIDYNTANTSPVAMYIDGRPVGSANNQIANLFDVEQIEVLKGPQGTLFGRNSTGGALLVRTKRPDDGNYGFIKAGAGTDEWRRVQGAYNAKVNELSALRFSFNHTDYEYTSYNLFDASPEAGLKQQDARLSYLAEWDEFTLYAKLEYGHWDGIVQPVGNIGIFKDPTNGVRCSPAEAGGPGCFDMFGFNDGSDDYWAVSVNNDSPHLSIYKGWTVQGDWQISDSQQLTYINGFNRLDRRHAFNCDGSPARLCEGELGLKNEMLSNELRYSQTNDRDHLTLGLFHIEERIYQDNFNDILRDYRGLLSTDLTNTFFYDNEIIVKSVAAFAQYEWQLNDAHRITVGLRYSDETVEYDSVSRLNTVADITQLDGVTIPYYRVNGEVKDDGLSGRLAWNYQYSDPLMFYYSFANGTKSGGYNGGLLATEEQAKLADYGPEELYAHEIGAKYNNADNLSVNGAVFFYDYSDQQVFMNQASTVPGAPPLQLLENVGSSTIYGAELAIQYKLNDALKFRSAAGYVPEANFDEFIDPVGNVLTDNRLPFTPEWNINGDVTHAMSFLQGELVSTIGFDYQSEYYFDQNQNAYAMQSGYTLWRGSVHYERGDWRFGVWGKNLFDKEYSHLKFDLSAFLGMLEDFKGEGRRLGVDISYRF; this is encoded by the coding sequence ATGTTTAAACTCTCAGCGATATCAATTTCAATAATTACAGTTTTTTTCTCTCCCGTTAGTGTTTTTGCAAACAATGATAGTATCGAAGTCATCGAAGTTTATGCGCAAAAACGTAAGCAAACGCTAGAGGAAGTGAGCATTTCAATAGCAACCCTGAAAGGCGATAATATCACCAGTCAGGGGATTAAAGACATCAGTGAAGTGGGCGGCTATGTTGCCAACTTTAAAATCAGTCAAAATGCTGCCGAGGGCACACCACCGGCACTAAACATTCGCGGCGTAGGGTTAATAGACTATAACACCGCAAATACGTCGCCGGTCGCAATGTATATTGATGGCAGACCGGTTGGCTCTGCCAACAATCAGATCGCCAACTTGTTCGATGTTGAGCAAATTGAAGTACTGAAAGGTCCACAAGGCACTTTGTTTGGACGTAACAGTACTGGCGGTGCATTGCTTGTCAGAACTAAGCGCCCGGATGATGGTAACTATGGCTTTATTAAGGCGGGTGCTGGCACCGATGAATGGCGTCGGGTGCAAGGGGCATACAATGCAAAAGTTAACGAGTTAAGCGCGTTACGATTCTCTTTTAATCATACTGATTACGAATACACAAGCTATAACTTGTTTGACGCATCTCCAGAAGCTGGTCTCAAGCAGCAAGATGCCAGGCTCAGCTACTTAGCTGAATGGGACGAATTTACACTTTATGCGAAGCTTGAATATGGCCACTGGGATGGGATTGTGCAGCCAGTGGGCAATATTGGTATCTTTAAAGACCCAACTAATGGGGTGCGATGTTCACCGGCAGAAGCTGGTGGTCCTGGGTGCTTTGACATGTTTGGCTTCAATGATGGCAGCGATGATTATTGGGCTGTCAGCGTAAATAATGACTCACCACATTTGTCTATTTATAAAGGCTGGACGGTACAAGGTGATTGGCAAATCTCGGACAGTCAGCAGCTGACCTACATAAATGGTTTTAATCGCCTGGACAGGCGCCACGCATTTAACTGCGATGGCAGCCCCGCGAGGCTATGTGAAGGAGAACTAGGCCTGAAAAATGAGATGCTTTCAAACGAATTGCGATACAGTCAAACCAATGACAGAGATCATCTTACACTTGGCTTATTTCACATAGAAGAACGTATCTATCAGGACAATTTCAATGATATTCTGCGAGATTATCGTGGCTTGTTAAGCACCGATCTAACTAATACATTCTTTTATGACAATGAAATTATCGTAAAGTCTGTAGCCGCGTTTGCGCAGTATGAGTGGCAGCTTAACGACGCACATCGTATTACTGTCGGACTTCGTTACAGCGATGAAACCGTTGAGTATGATTCAGTTTCCCGGCTAAACACTGTTGCAGATATTACGCAGCTAGATGGAGTGACCATTCCTTACTATCGTGTGAATGGTGAAGTGAAAGATGATGGCTTGTCTGGGCGCTTAGCCTGGAATTATCAATACTCTGATCCTCTCATGTTCTACTATAGTTTTGCCAACGGTACCAAAAGCGGTGGATATAATGGCGGGTTGCTTGCAACTGAAGAGCAGGCAAAGTTAGCCGATTATGGCCCTGAGGAACTCTATGCACACGAAATCGGGGCGAAATATAACAATGCGGATAATTTATCGGTCAATGGTGCTGTGTTCTTTTACGATTACAGCGACCAACAAGTATTTATGAACCAAGCTTCTACTGTCCCTGGCGCACCCCCGCTTCAGTTGCTTGAAAACGTCGGTAGCTCGACAATATACGGTGCTGAGTTGGCTATTCAATACAAGCTGAACGATGCCCTTAAGTTTAGAAGTGCAGCTGGCTATGTGCCAGAGGCAAACTTCGACGAGTTCATTGATCCGGTGGGCAATGTATTGACAGACAATCGGTTACCGTTTACCCCAGAGTGGAACATCAATGGCGATGTTACTCACGCCATGTCATTTTTGCAAGGAGAGCTGGTTTCAACAATTGGGTTTGATTATCAATCCGAGTACTACTTCGATCAAAACCAAAATGCTTACGCAATGCAGTCAGGGTATACTCTATGGCGTGGGAGCGTGCACTATGAACGAGGTGACTGGCGCTTTGGTGTATGGGGAAAGAACTTGTTTGATAAAGAATACAGTCACTTAAAGTTTGATTTAAGTGCTTTTCTTGGCATGTTGGAAGACTTTAAAGGAGAGGGGAGACGCCTTGGGGTGGATATTTCGTATCGGTTTTAG
- a CDS encoding ATP-binding protein, translating into MGSVRLLCAALLCLFTFFANASVYVFDGTQRGQNLHDKGMVLSAQNGARFPDNFAQVEQWASIQPEQTKRALFSGRYWLVTEIENHSKYQDLVLYPYNTVLSNVETRIYSQSGVERFFTGGMHANEYPFHYGNKIHLLPNQRYFVVTLFESDYFYTPIKLELIPVKEFERQVTIDNLLMSLCFSVGIVLGLYNLLIYIGSKDMTHLYYAMFAATWVFAWSHFFHISDQLFGFYSAHLHWLGFALTPITNVLFYNQLLKLKETHPSLSTASLWVGAIGAIGTPFCILFPGFGFLWATLATGSALCMGLYVGVLRLMEGFKPARYFVLAYVCMAIPNMVGNVTNLGLLPPIAVNLYLIGLIGTALDALLLAFAVADKYRLTNEQNIELNKNLEAKVLKRTYELEQLASELRDASEAKSRFLANMSHEIRTPMTSIIGYADGIMLGDIKPHERNHAISVILQNSRHVLGLINDILDMSKIEANRLEVELIEANLFQSIAHVESLLGKQIRDKGLEFELNYHFPLPDYIVIDPTRLRQILLNLTSNALKFTSVGKISIDVNCTQETLSIKVQDTGIGMTTAEQKELFNAFHQADSSTTRKYGGTGLGLNISKSLAQKLDGDIEVESEVGSGTAFTLSVGLYTTQRTKWLNTFSEIHQTQEPGAEPEGYESESLKGEVLLAEDHVDNCRLITRILERMGLNVTAVENGQLAVQAVLDGEFDLILMDIQMPVMDGEQAFNFIQATGSTAPVIALTANTMSHEVERYLKLGFTDHLAKPIDRAEFARKVSHYLNITVEEDLALPDEEFSILKAQYIAGLHEQLVQLQNQLKYHDFEGLSRSIHALKGTSAMFDCHDIYQTASKIDVLLKEKEYDKVNVPMAELLELMHIAIQQSECHQAI; encoded by the coding sequence ATGGGTAGTGTAAGACTATTATGCGCGGCATTGCTGTGCCTGTTTACTTTTTTTGCAAACGCGAGCGTGTATGTCTTTGACGGCACGCAGCGAGGGCAAAATTTACATGACAAAGGAATGGTGCTGTCGGCTCAAAATGGTGCGCGGTTTCCGGATAACTTTGCTCAAGTAGAACAGTGGGCAAGCATACAGCCGGAGCAGACTAAACGTGCGCTGTTCTCTGGTCGATACTGGCTGGTTACAGAAATAGAAAATCACTCTAAGTACCAGGACCTGGTGCTTTATCCATATAATACTGTGCTGTCTAATGTCGAGACGCGTATTTACTCACAGTCTGGTGTGGAACGGTTTTTTACTGGTGGTATGCATGCCAATGAGTATCCCTTTCACTACGGTAATAAAATCCACCTTTTACCTAACCAACGGTATTTTGTTGTTACCTTATTTGAGAGTGACTACTTTTACACACCAATCAAACTAGAGCTTATTCCGGTCAAAGAGTTTGAACGACAGGTGACAATTGATAATTTACTCATGTCACTTTGCTTTAGCGTGGGTATTGTACTTGGCTTGTATAACCTGCTGATTTATATCGGCTCTAAAGATATGACTCACTTATACTATGCCATGTTTGCTGCAACCTGGGTGTTTGCCTGGAGTCACTTCTTTCATATTTCCGATCAGCTTTTTGGTTTTTATTCTGCCCATTTACACTGGCTGGGTTTTGCGCTGACGCCGATTACCAATGTGCTTTTTTACAATCAACTCCTCAAGCTGAAAGAGACGCATCCATCTTTGTCTACAGCCTCGCTCTGGGTAGGTGCAATCGGTGCGATCGGTACACCCTTTTGTATCTTGTTCCCGGGTTTTGGTTTTCTCTGGGCGACCCTGGCCACGGGATCAGCATTGTGTATGGGGCTATACGTGGGCGTGTTGCGCTTGATGGAAGGCTTCAAGCCTGCGCGTTATTTTGTTCTGGCCTATGTGTGCATGGCCATTCCTAACATGGTCGGCAATGTGACTAACCTTGGATTATTGCCTCCTATTGCGGTTAATTTATATTTAATCGGCCTGATTGGCACTGCACTAGATGCCTTACTGCTGGCTTTTGCCGTTGCCGACAAATATCGCCTGACCAACGAGCAAAACATTGAGCTGAATAAAAACCTTGAAGCTAAGGTGCTTAAGCGGACTTATGAATTAGAGCAACTGGCTTCTGAATTACGGGATGCCAGCGAAGCTAAAAGTCGATTCCTGGCAAACATGAGTCATGAAATTCGCACTCCTATGACGTCGATAATTGGCTATGCCGATGGCATTATGCTCGGTGATATCAAGCCGCATGAGCGTAATCATGCTATTTCGGTGATTTTGCAAAATTCCCGTCATGTTCTTGGCCTGATTAACGATATTCTTGATATGTCTAAAATCGAAGCAAATCGGCTGGAAGTAGAGCTCATAGAAGCGAATCTGTTTCAGTCGATTGCTCATGTTGAGTCTTTGCTGGGTAAGCAGATCAGAGATAAAGGGTTGGAGTTCGAACTGAATTACCATTTCCCTTTGCCTGATTACATTGTGATTGACCCGACACGCTTGCGACAAATACTGCTCAATCTGACCTCTAATGCGCTTAAGTTTACTTCGGTTGGTAAAATTTCCATTGATGTTAATTGCACGCAGGAGACCTTATCAATCAAAGTGCAGGATACCGGGATCGGGATGACGACGGCAGAACAGAAGGAGCTATTTAACGCGTTTCATCAAGCTGACTCGTCTACGACCAGAAAATATGGTGGTACCGGCCTTGGGCTAAATATCTCAAAAAGTCTGGCTCAGAAACTCGACGGAGACATTGAAGTTGAAAGTGAAGTTGGTTCGGGCACCGCTTTTACTTTGTCTGTGGGCTTATACACTACGCAACGCACTAAATGGCTCAACACCTTTTCGGAAATTCATCAAACTCAGGAACCTGGTGCAGAGCCAGAGGGTTATGAATCTGAATCATTAAAAGGTGAAGTACTGTTGGCTGAAGATCACGTTGATAATTGTCGTTTAATAACGCGTATTCTGGAGCGAATGGGGCTTAATGTGACAGCGGTTGAGAATGGGCAGCTAGCTGTGCAAGCAGTATTGGACGGAGAGTTTGACTTGATCCTGATGGATATTCAAATGCCCGTGATGGATGGTGAGCAGGCATTTAACTTCATTCAGGCTACGGGCAGCACGGCTCCAGTCATTGCTTTAACGGCAAACACTATGAGTCATGAGGTAGAGCGCTATCTGAAACTTGGCTTTACAGATCATCTTGCTAAGCCAATAGACAGAGCAGAGTTCGCCAGAAAAGTAAGCCACTACCTGAATATTACCGTTGAAGAAGACCTGGCTTTACCCGATGAAGAGTTTTCAATATTAAAAGCACAGTATATAGCTGGTCTGCATGAGCAGCTGGTGCAGTTACAAAACCAGCTCAAATACCATGACTTTGAAGGGTTGTCACGCTCCATACATGCGCTGAAAGGCACGTCAGCAATGTTCGACTGCCATGACATTTATCAAACCGCATCTAAGATAGACGTGTTACTTAAAGAAAAAGAATATGACAAGGTCAACGTACCAATGGCGGAGCTTCTGGAGTTGATGCATATCGCAATTCAGCAGTCTGAATGTCATCAGGCTATCTGA